atgcttgtccccaaattttgttgggtccacgggggttagtagtagGATCacctttaactacccatactttcccaATTCTAGcacgcttattcctaagtggacaatcaaattgaatatgaccaatttgtttacatttaaaacattttattctacacataggatctttaggaggaacATGAGACTTTGACacatgtaaaatgtcctaagtaaatattaggtcgtctaacattttcaaaccattaaaaccaagaccctctttacttaaggagtttctttgggtaccaagtagtttttcaaaattgagtttgcccttagtaaatttaaaaatgattttggagctatcttccaatttcctctcaagctcaacaatagtaacattttttttcttttaaaatggaagcataagaggtttttgcaatatcaaacaattttgaccaattttctcatttctttttcaaatcattattttctttggtcatcttactcaacaatttagatacacgaatatattcaaattgtaaccTCTAAACGTACGCACgcaattagaatcacaatcattgGATGAATAGTAAGAAGATAATGAgctagaagacgatacctcatcatcgtgtgccatcaagcacagattagcgacctctgagtcgctgtggtctgattctgagtcactgctgCTTAGTTTATCCCACGATGTCctagctttcatggctttcttctttttcttagcctcctttttcagcagtgggcagtttGGTTTGATGTGCTCGATcttgttgcagttataacacgtgggaacattttatttttcttttcttttactagactctctcTTCTCGATTGTAGACTCCCTGTACCTTTTATATGGCTTTCTGTTTTTCCTGAAGAAACTGCTAAATTTTCTGGTTAGCAAagtcatatcatcatcagtgtgagattcactgcattcactagatgagtTAGTAgaggtttttaatgcagtcactttcttagccctattatgctcattaagtctctcatttatggttaATTCATATGTGATTAGAgagcctatcaattcatctagagtcatgaacttaaggtctctaccctcaacaaTGGTCGTAGCCGTGGCTTCCCAAATAAGAGGTAAGcttctaaggattttcctaatcatctcatatgtgggataggtctttcctaatgcatgcggtgagtttatgatgtgtgtgaatctagtgttcATGCTCTGAAtagactcacctacattcatcctaagggcctcatactcactggtcaacatatctatcctactatctttcacatctttagtaccctcatatgtgacctctaacttatcctatatttcttttgcagttgaacAAGTcgtaattctattaaattcatttacatcaagactacagtacaaaatattcatagcagtggcatttagactaacagctttcatatcatcatcatcatattcatcctcagtattaggaaccctagttgcacctcagttttcatagggacataattttcctttgaattataaccgttaaggacatggttggaataattagaaaatatttaatattatttaattattttaagccTATTTTAGtgagttaaccgcggtaaaaaataggtccaacccaagagcaccggtcaaccaggACAAGTTCGTTCGACCCAAGTTCTTGTGGTTTGGTTTACCGGGCGTGAAATGTACTGTGGTCTTAATCGATCAGACATATAAGTCCGAAAGCAATTTTTCAATtcttgcgaggttcggtcgaccaaggttaATTTGAACTGAGCctgttggtcgaccagaccgttgagttcccacacgtgagAACTCAGTCGACCAAGTTGGTGGTATTCAAAAAGTGTTCGTTCGACCAagaggtcaataaagttgaccccTGGggtgtttggtcgaccggaccaaaTGAACTACAGGAGTTCAGTCGATCGGGTtatggtcaaccagttgacccagtccaggttcggtcgaccaggggcaaaATGAACGTGAGGTGCCTATCAACCAAGTGTgtacattttgtgcatttcggtcatatttcatccaacaaacaccctattcaagtgactaacacatacaagtgagtgaatgagtgtcctaaggtcatttctaggtcctgtttcagttatgtttggtttgagcttacgtattagatcatgcatgtgatgtgtgtgtgattattataaACCACAGAACCTAAAGTATTCTTAGaagctttgagcatatttttCACTCACATTTATACATCAAAGCTATCTTACTTTTGATATTTCAACAGTCCTTCtaagaaaatcatttccatactcTATTGAGGTTCATCttcaaatcatttgagagtgcattagaaaatatttttcattgtactaataagctcttgaAGGATCATTCATGTACACAAACATTTATTTCCATTCATTTCTTTGTGGTTCGGGTTTTGAACCGTACCAAGCGAGAGTATATCACTTGAAGAGGTATCTCCGCCTACAAGGAGGGATTACGGGTTTAAACCGTACCAAGCGATggtatatcacttggagagatGTCTCCGCCTATAAGGAGGGATTGTGGTCATAGCTTCACCCTAGTTTAAGGGAGCAAgatagtggaaatcctcaagtggttgTCTTGAGGTAAGGATGTAAGCGGGTATAGTTGAACCTTGTAAATCACAGTGTCATTCTCTCTATCCCTACACTCCTTATATTTTCGCACGTGCATGTTTATATTTATATCATTGTGATTATTGTACATGCTTTAAATTTTTGCTTTGATATTGATTGGGAATGAGCTAAATAGtcgttaaatttttaaatttccaattcatccccccccccccctccttctcAGGATGACACCAATCCTAACATATGATTCCTCTTTTACTTACATTTCGATTCTTGACTATTACTGTAGGATTAAATCCTAATTCTAAAAATTATAgcatttattataatatgataattattataatacaatataatatatattacataaatttaaaaaataatactaatattatgatatcattattgatatttaaaatatattattatatattttaatataaatattaaaccatcattattaatattttttatcatatataaaaattaatagaaCAATATTAGTtgttaaaatattacaatatatttataatatgaacattgatttattatattatttttataatattaaaaacaaaataaaatgaaataaaatatttattattatcatcaattttaaatatataataataaaattcgcacatattatatatatatatatatatgtatttatattataatgtaatcataaaatatatattatataaatataaaaaataatattaatagaaTATAATATGTGTtgtgtaaatttaaaaaataatattaatctTATGAcatcattaaatataaatatgtaatatataaaacattttaatcattatttttaatatttacattatatataataatattataatacataaaaaGTAATAAAGTAGTATTTAAATTATTAAGGACTATGATGTAATTGtggtatgattatttatttattatattattacgTAGAACCTTGtaataagaaaaaattaatattattaatatataaaagaataaaatactattatataataaaatataatgttatggtggttgttttattaaataataaaacatattatactgttataatatatgagatttttatttacatttaacaaattatatattaaaatataatacttataaaatataatattaataacatatttaaaataaaataataataataataataataataataataataataatatgataaaatataatatgcagaTTAAGTACATGATTATCAAAATTACTTTgctgtaaaaaattatttatcatatagcttaataaaataatattatataataattatatttataatattattattttatattatattaattaaccAAACTCATTTCCGATTCCTATACTATATATGCCAAACACTATAAtacaattttgatttcaattgtaTGTAGAACCAAAAAGAATCTGACATACCATTTCTAATTTCagtaaattttgatttcaatagTGAATCAAAAGTTATCCAAGTGATAAGTGCAATAAGCACTTACTGTAAGTGGTCCATTTGACTATGTTAACAAAGAATAAAGATAAGGCTCAAGAGTAAGAACAAAGGTCGCAACTAAAGAACGATGGTTTTGGGCagcaatattttattttattttattttattcgaTTTAGGCTCTAAAGATTTGTTGAACATTAGATGCTCAACAAGAGAACTCATTTCACATCACAAATCGTAACTGCTTTTATTTTAACTTAAAATTTTAGTTCAAAGCTTTTCAGACGGGGAGCTCCTTGGTGAAGTAGGAGTGAGTATCTTTGATGCCGCAACTGAGCGTAAAATTTTAgactgaaatttaaaattttgcagATTTGTGCATAGACACAATTTGAAAATTGtttatttgaaattgattttgttCTGATGTCAGGAGAATATAAAATCATTTTTCcccaaaatattaatattatttttataccAGAACAAATAGAATAATAAAAAGAATGATATTTACAATGAATGGAAAATGAGAAAACCTCTCCCTAGGTTCCAATATATATTATTCTAACTCAAATTTGTAGTCGAGCATATAAAATCACATTCTGGATCCCTACCCTTTCTTGTTTTATTCATTCTCTTTTACTAACAGTTGGGGACTGTTTTCCCCTTCAAACCATTGTTACTATGCCAAAAGAGGTAGGCCAATTAGAACAAGTGGGCTGGTGGGTAAGGCGTTTTAATACTTGGAAATGATAATAAAGGACTTCAGGAATACCATTAGCATAGCATCTTTAAAGATGATCCTCAAAAGTACTTAAGAGGGGTGCTTCCAGTCAGTTGCACAAATACTGCTACAAATCATGCTTGACCACTGGAACAGGAAAAAAGACAGCCAATGACAAAACTGGGATTCGCTCTGTTGAATTCCACAACAAAAAGAGAGGATGTAACATGGCTACACCAGCGGAAAACTTGCGATATTCTCTCCTTCCGGGATTTGGATGAAGAGTTAAGGTGCAGTATTACAAAGCCTACTTCTTCCTCTTGACCCGCCTTGCTGCTTGACTGGTTTCCACATTTTTCCTGGATGTTTTTTCCATCTTACTCTCTTTCATTTTAGCCACCTTCCTTGTTGTCTCCTTTTGATCATCACTGTTGCCATCATCATCGCCATCATCCTCATCATTGTCTCTACCTTTAGATTTCTTTGGAGGAGGTTTCCTACCTCCACCTCTAGTTGCATTTTTCACCTTGCTTATCTTCTTTTGATCATTGTCATTGTCATCAACATCGTCATCCTCATCACCAGCGTCGCCATCCTTGGCCTTTCTTTTTGCAGGAGGTTTCTTTCCCTTGCCTCTAGTTGTATTTTGCCTTTTCTTCGATTTGGCTCCTGCTGTAATTTCTTCTTCCTCATCTCCAGGTTCATCAACAGCATCCTCCCCTTCCACATCTTTGTCTTTCTTAGAAGCCTGTTTTCTCGATTTACCAGATGATTTTGCAGCTTGTGTTCCACTTAGCTTTTGTAACTCTGGTACATACGCTGTGGTCTACAAACAAAGAAAACGCCATAATAGAAGCAAGCAGATCAATGAGGAAAATATAGAAGCCATTTTTAGAGAGCTACCCTGCCACGAGCACTGATAAATTCAATCTTCTTTCCTGCAAATAACATTAAAGTTTGTCATTGTTTTTATGCGGAGCAACTGGCAgcacattcaaaaaaaaaaattcacacacAAAAACGCTTGCAAGCATGTGTGAAATACATGGTCTAAGTGTGCACAAAGTCTGGCAATAGAAAGTGGAACATATGAAAGACAAATGCATGAGTGAGTTTATACAGGTATGAGGGGGTGTGCATGTGCACATGCgcacacgagagagagagagagagagagagagagagacttaagGAATGCAATTGCTGGTAAAAGTAGGAAGGGAAAACAAGTTGCTCTCTTTTTGACAAATGTTAGGGCATAAATTTGCAGCCTTTccagtttgtttatttatttatttttttggctgTTTTCCCCAGCAGAAAGGGGGAGTCGGAGGGGGATGGCGAGGGACAGGGGGAGGGGGACGCGGCTTGGAAGCTGATATTAAGTGTTCATAACAAAGAAGAGATGGCTAATAGTATTGACAAGCTTTGCATGCCTCCAGTTCACATTAGTTACAGGACATCATCAAACTGGCACACAGGGATCCACTGCAGGACCATTCAAAACAATAGAACATAtacaagggaaaaaaaataataataactaaaaaagtTATGTTGGCAAAGAGTAGATGAAAAGGCTTCCAAATACATGGAAAAGGCTAAAAGAAATATTACTGAATGGATGCCTAGTTAAATGGCCTCAAAAATGAAAGCATCACAACAGTGAGAAGATTTTTCCTAGTTTGAAAAAGGAAACATCTAGGCGTAAGCAACAATCTGCTAGACACCATGCAACTTTCCTAGGTTCATTGTCATCAAAGAGGAGTCATTGGTATCTAATTAAACATTAAAATGATAGAATATCACATTGATGGGCATGAAAAAATGCACGATGCTGCCATGCCTAATGCAGTAGTCTCAAATTTTGGAAGTTGACAGGTAATATTAATTTGAAAGAGATAAAACCCAAAACTGTTATCACATAAAGGAAGGAGCCAGACCATCGACAAAAGCCTTGCCAGGCTTCTTTTCCCGGGAATGGAAAATCCAATTACTAGGATACTGACTACTATCGGCCCCAACTTCAATTGATTTTTCAATAACCTGTAAAACCAATTTCTCTTGTCAAAAATGATCACACAAATTAATAATGTCTTACCATTAACTTGTCCAGGCTTTTTTCCCCACCGGAAATGAAACAACCATTCAAGAGGAAAGTAGCTACAGTCAGCATCAACTTCAACCGCATAGCAAATAACCTACAAATATCTTACAAACTAACTATAAAGAATGTGCCTCACAAAATAAATTTCTAAACTTGCAAGTAGACAGGCCTGACAGAAACACAATTGCCTACCTCTTTGATGCTCTTGTGTAACGCTATGCAGTTTTCCTGGGACAGGCTGGCAGCAATTTGCAGTGGATGAATTTTCGCCTAAAAGCAAGTAACTTGAAAAAATAAACAATTATCCAAATATAGAAACAAAAACCCTTAAATGTTTAAATGGGTGGTTTGGCATATACTTGGCGATGTTTACATTTGACCCATTTCTTTAGACATGAAAAAGATTTCCCCTACCAAATACTATGGTAAGGACATTAGGTAtaggtaattttttgaattacaAATCATAATCAACAATTAAGTTGAGTGACTACTGATTGCCATCCACCCTACTATCTCAgtcaacaaaaattaaaatatcaatGAAATCCCCTCTTCAAACCCTTCCTACCATAGTTCACCGAACACTTCAAATTATCTAATTCTCTCTGACCCTTCTTCTCCTGGGATTTGTCACCATCAAGCCTGACTTCATTACCTCCTTGATTTAATAACCACAGGCCCAAGTTATCCACAGCCTCTGAGTATCTATGTCCTTCCCAAGAACTTCATCTTGAACAGTGGTAGGCAGAATACCATCCACCTTTTTATCAACTCTTTGAACCTCATCTTCAAACAGATTAATACCTTCTAAACCATATAAAGGAGGAGGTGGCACGTAAGATAGATCCCTGAGACAATCAACAGAAGAATCAGAGAAATATTCACATTGATCCCGAATATGGTCCAAAGTAGACCTTTTTCACATTCAAACTCACTACACCCTTTGATATCATCATCCGACACAGCTCCCTATCTCTTACTTTCTTTCCTCAACTTAGCCCTTACAATTATTGGCTCTTCCACTATGCTTAAAACACCTTTGGAGTCCCTATTTATAATTTTATGTATTTTCTCACTAGATAATTCTCGCTTTTCTTCATTAAACTTCCTCCCTTCAAGACCCATCTGTATATTCGTTCGACGAGCATACACCTTATCACTCCTTGTATTTTCTGAATAGACTCCCTTTCCAGCTTGATTTCCCACCAAATCAGAGATGAAATCCTAATTGTCGAACTCACAAGAAATAATATTTCTTTGAGCCAGACTCCCCCCAACATTCCTTAAGGTCCCCCATAATGCCATTTTCATCCAGCCAAGGAGAAACATCAAACTTCTCAGGTCTTTCTCCTCCTTCTGGCTTCAGCATTTTACTGGTATCAAAACTTCCCTCACATGACCATCTAAGCTCTTATTTGAAGAAGAGCACAAAGCCGGAACACCTTGTATTTCATTCGAGGAAGGACGCCGTTTGACATGTTGCTGCTCAGAAGGACGATGAGCCCCCGCATCATCCCAAATTGTAGGCAAAGAAATTCCTTTATCTTCAGGGGCCTGTAGAGACTCTCAGACTTTCCCAGACAAATGCCCCATCTGCTCTTCTTGGGCTTTTCCAGATGAGTGGCCCGTCTGCTTCTCACTGCCCAAGCCTATTTTTAAATCAAAAGCCTGCTTTTGGACCTTCTTGACCAAAAAGCCCATCAAAAGAGTTTCATAGACTCTTATTATTTTCAGAAAGCCGGCCCAAATCAATTGCAATAGACAATAGGCCAGGCTCAGCCCTGCCCCTGCCATTGTCTTCCTGTTGTCCACATGAGAAACCCTGACTGCTCAGCCAACACCATCGCCCTCAACTCCATCGATTGTGCTTGAGACTCTACCTCAAGTGACCTTCCCCCACAGCGAGCACAAACCCTTTCCTGCAAATTCGTAGAGATCGAATGACCTTCACCATCACCTACACTTCCAGTAATGACCTGATATCAAGAGCTGCTTCCTTAGGACTTCTTACTATCTGCTCTGTTCAAGCCTGACTGACATGAACTCTCCAAAGTATTGAAGGCTTCCTCAATCGAGACCACCCTTTCCCCTTCAGCCCCTCAGGAACAAAAATGGAGTACTTCTTACCCCCCATCCATGTCTTAATTCCATAAAATTCCCTGCCCTAGTTACATGAATCCCCATCCAATAATTGACATGACCAACCCTAAGCCTTTGAAATCCCTTGCCCACCTTACCAGCAAGAGCCGAGAATCCCTGTGAAAACCACAAGGCAGCTCCCAACAAGAGACAAACCCACCAATTGCACTTTCGGTTCTTCTCAAGAATGAACAAAGCTCTGACCTTCCCTACCTTATCCAGCCTCAAATCAAAGGATTTCCTGAACCTTATCCCCAAACCTAATATAACCAAATTCTGTAGCAGCTAAGAATCTGAAAATTAAGTTATCTTCCCAATATTTCCATAGTTCATCCCCAAACACCCCCACTCTCCTGATCCAAGCACGCCAACTTAGCCAAATAATCAACTTTGTTTCCAGTGCTTGTACTATTTGGCATAACAGATTAACAGGCTTTAGAATCTGGTGGACATTAACATAACCAGACACATGCATACATCTAAAAAATCATGCACTTGCAACCAAATGGTAAGATTAGTGTTTTATTCCCCTTTCACCAAAGAGCCCATAACCTGAAAGCCTTCAATTCAATcagttttttatatataatttatattgctGTATTTTGATTCTAAATAAGCTCTTGAGCTCATTACCATCTCATTTTTTAGCAAAACCTTTTTCCTTCCCCTAGAGCATGTCTTCCTGTTTGTTGAACCCTTCCCTTAATGGTTGGGGGTACTCCAAAGAGAACAACAAAATTCACAGAATGATTACTAGAAACATAGGTTTTTTTACAACTTAAATAATATATGACTGCAAGTTGGTTGTTGGATGAAACTATATACCCACAAATTAGTGTTCCCCCAAACTGAACTGACACAACGTTGTTTTTTATGGTACTATGGATAATGATGAGAAATCATTCCTCTTCAACTGTTACTTTGATACATGTAATGCCTCCATCTCATAAGTTTCAATGCCCTCACATGATGgagagaaaatatatatacatcaataactaaatacatcaaaagcacattgaatttttattattaaacttTCCATTCAATTGAGTGTCAAATCACCAAAACtccaaattcaaaaaaatttcccTTAAACCTTCAACTCAATTTTCTTATgagaaaaacttaaaaattaCCAAAGGGCATACTGAAACTAACAGAGCATCACTCATCTTTCTCCAAGTTACACAAATGAAGGAGAATAGAAAAGAAATATGCATAGAGATCTTGATGAGCATCTACCAAAGATCATCTGAATGTTTTCCAAAATCAAATTAGAGGGAAAATGCAAGGAAAATCATTGTTGAACTCCTGAATGaattttttaagaattttctGACGAGCTCTAAACAAACATCAATTTCAACCCTTAAATAAGATATGGAAGTCAGAAAAGATAAAATATACTGACTTGGTATAGTACTTCATCTGCAATCCAATTTCCAATGCCCGCAACACAATGCTGCAAAATGAAAACCACTTAATGCTGAAAATATTAACAGAGAAAGTTTAACATGTGACAAAAAATTGCATCGTAAACTGAACACTTATTTCCAATCAATATAACTGCCACACAGAGGTCAGGGTATGGTGTCCAGAAAACACTACTACCAAGAAAAGTACAAATTCTTATAAACATTCCAATACACATTACACCTTcatcccaaaaccttaaatctaAAGATTCAAAATTTCAACTAAATACTTTTCATATGACATACACTATTATCAGTTAAAATGGAGTATTGTCATGTTATAACTGTCTTTGAATCCTTGCTTCTTACCAAGGAAAATATCTTTAAGTTTAGAAACATAACATCTTCTCTTAAATATACAAATGCCATTACATCTTTTTCAATTCTGCATGCATACAAGCATCATAGCATAGCGAATTGTAGAGCATGCAGCATCACAATGCCTATTCCTGTTCATTTCACTTTGTAGGCAACATTATATCGTACTCACAAGGAAATACTttatcattaacataacacttaTTAGTTTTGCATATATGAATGCACACAGCCATTTCAAATTATTACCTATGCTTTTAACAAGGAGAAGACAtttgaagaagaaataaattaaaatcaCCAAATTAGCCCATTAGGAATACATCCATCATGATTTCAATGATAAAGTAGGACACAGTTTCATGTTAGAGATcatcacaaaaataaaattaaccaaACAATATAATCCTCACTCCACAAATGACCTATAacaataatgatgatgatgatgatgatgatgataatttATCTTTACTCACACTTATACACTCATTATCCTCTTCAAACCCTAATTATGCAAGCATTTTGCTTCGTTCAAGTAGGGTAAGTTTATCTTATTCACAATCTCTCTTTCCTGATCACGTCTTTAGTTTTCATAAGATGTACTCCTCAATGAAGTAAGTTGTAAATTTATTTAAGGTTACGTTTGGTTCGCAGAATGCCTATTCCTGggaatagattagttttagtagGTTAGTTCCTATTAGTTATACAAGAATTTATGTTATTACTATCAAGcaaataataatgtaaaatattttatgagtccataataaggaatagacaaggaataactattcccaaatttcgtCATGGGgatgtctattcctttcttattacatgctaaatgaaataattagaaatatgCAAGAAATTA
This window of the Malania oleifera isolate guangnan ecotype guangnan chromosome 6, ASM2987363v1, whole genome shotgun sequence genome carries:
- the LOC131157557 gene encoding formamidopyrimidine-DNA glycosylase isoform X2 — translated: MPELPEVEAARRAVEEHCVGKSIKRAVVADDSKVIDGVSPEDFQASLLGKTIVSARRKGKNMWLELDSPPFPSFQFGMAGAIYIKGVAVTKYKRSAVNDTDEWPSKYSKFFIELEDGLELSFTDKRRFAKVRLLKDPAAVPPISELGPDALLEPMTVDKFISFLSKKEIAIKALLLDQHCVAGIGNWIADEVLYQAKIHPLQIAASLSQENCIALHKSIKEVICYAVEVDADCSYFPLEWLFHFRWGKKPGQVNGKKIEFISARGRTTAYVPELQKLSGTQAAKSSGKSRKQASKKDKDVEGEDAVDEPGDEEEEITAGAKSKKRQNTTRGKGKKPPAKRKAKDGDAGDEDDDVDDNDNDQKKISKVKNATRGGGRKPPPKKSKGRDNDEDDGDDDGNSDDQKETTRKVAKMKESKMEKTSRKNVETSQAARRVKRKK
- the LOC131157557 gene encoding formamidopyrimidine-DNA glycosylase isoform X1 — its product is MPELPEVEAARRAVEEHCVGKSIKRAVVADDSKVIDGVSPEDFQASLLGKTIVSARRKGKNMWLELDSPPFPSFQFGMAGAIYIKGVAVTKYKRSAVNDTDEWPSKYSKFFIELEDGLELSFTDKRRFAKVRLLKDPAAVPPISELGPDALLEPMTVDKFISFLSKKEIAIKALLLDQHCVAGIGNWIADEVLYQAKIHPLQIAASLSQENCIALHKSIKEVIEKSIEVGADSSQYPSNWIFHSREKKPGKAFVDGKKIEFISARGRTTAYVPELQKLSGTQAAKSSGKSRKQASKKDKDVEGEDAVDEPGDEEEEITAGAKSKKRQNTTRGKGKKPPAKRKAKDGDAGDEDDDVDDNDNDQKKISKVKNATRGGGRKPPPKKSKGRDNDEDDGDDDGNSDDQKETTRKVAKMKESKMEKTSRKNVETSQAARRVKRKK
- the LOC131157557 gene encoding formamidopyrimidine-DNA glycosylase isoform X4, producing the protein MPELPEVEAARRAVEEHCVGKSIKRAVVADDSKVIDGVSPEDFQASLLGKTIVSARRKGKNMWLELDSPPFPSFQFGMAGAIYIKGVAVTKYKRSAVNDTDEWPSKYSKFFIELEDGLELSFTDKRRFAKVRLLKDPAAVPPISELGPDALLEPMTVDKFISFLSKKEIAIKALLLDQHCVAGIGNWIADEVLYQAKIHPLQIAASLSQENCIALHKSIKEVICYAVEVDADCSYFPLEWLFHFRWGKKPGQVIEKSIEVGADSSQYPSNWIFHSREKKPGKAFVDGKKIEFISARGRTTAYVPELQKLSGTQAAKSSGKSRKQASKKDKDVEGEDAVDEPGDEEEEITAGAKSKKRQNTTRGKGKKPPAKRKAKDGDAGDEDDDVDDNDNDQKKISKVKNATRGGGRKPPPKKSKGRDNDEDDGDDDGNSDDQKETTRKVAKMKESKMEKTSRKNVETSQAARRVKRKK
- the LOC131157557 gene encoding formamidopyrimidine-DNA glycosylase isoform X3, whose protein sequence is MPELPEVEAARRAVEEHCVGKSIKRAVVADDSKVIDGVSPEDFQASLLGKTIVSARRKGKNMWLELDSPPFPSFQFGMAGAIYIKGVAVTKYKRSAVNDTDEWPSKYSKFFIEPAAVPPISELGPDALLEPMTVDKFISFLSKKEIAIKALLLDQHCVAGIGNWIADEVLYQAKIHPLQIAASLSQENCIALHKSIKEVIEKSIEVGADSSQYPSNWIFHSREKKPGKAFVDGKKIEFISARGRTTAYVPELQKLSGTQAAKSSGKSRKQASKKDKDVEGEDAVDEPGDEEEEITAGAKSKKRQNTTRGKGKKPPAKRKAKDGDAGDEDDDVDDNDNDQKKISKVKNATRGGGRKPPPKKSKGRDNDEDDGDDDGNSDDQKETTRKVAKMKESKMEKTSRKNVETSQAARRVKRKK